In Fusarium oxysporum f. sp. lycopersici 4287 chromosome 12, whole genome shotgun sequence, one DNA window encodes the following:
- a CDS encoding pectate lyase: MHASSLLTLLTTLPAAMACLGYTGGVPKATGTKSLSAPQYLKKGQVFDAKWVRYDRGVKCSGQSEGGEKDAVFVLEDGATLRNVVIGANQKEGVHCLGSCNLEFVWFEDVCEDAISIKGSGTANIIGGGAYKAADKVIQHNGCGHVNIVNFYANDYGKVYRSCGNCKGNSKCKRSVHMEGVTAVNGGELIGINTNLGDKATYSNNCYPKTQCQGYNGCDKSNGECEPSKAGKC; the protein is encoded by the exons ATGCACGCCTCCAGCCTTCTCACACTCCTCACCACGCTCCCCGCCGCCATGGCCTGCCTCGGCTACACAGGCGGCGTCCCCAAAGCCACGGGCACCAAGTCCCTCAGCGCTCCCCAATACCTCAAGAAGGGCCAAGTCTTCGACGCCAAGTGGGTTCGCTACGACCGCGGCGTCAAGTGCTCTGGCCAGAGCGAAGGCGGCGAGAAAGACGCTGTGTTCGTTCTTGAAGATGGTGCTACTCTTCGTAATGTTGTCATTGGTGCGAACCAGAAGGAGGGTGTGCACTGTCTTGGTTCTTGCAACCTTGAGTTTGTCTGGTTTGAGGATGTTTGCGAGGATGCTATCTCTATTAAGGGTAGTGGAACTGCCAACATCATTGGTGGCGGTGCTTATAAGGCTGCTGATAAGGTTATCCAGCACAATGGATGCGGCCATGTCAACATTGTCAACTTTT ATGCCAACGACTATGGCAAGGTCTACCGATCTTGCGGCAACTGCAAGGGTAACTCCAAGTGCAAGCGATCCGTCCACATGGAGGGCGTCACTGCTGTCAACGGTGGCGAGCTTATcggcatcaacaccaacctcgGTGACAAG GCCACCTACTCCAACAACTGCTACCCCAAGACCCAGTGCCAGGGCTACAACGGTTGCGACAAGTCCAACGGCGAGTGTGAGCCTTCCAAGGCTGGCAAGTGCTAG